A stretch of Apium graveolens cultivar Ventura unplaced genomic scaffold, ASM990537v1 ctg5243, whole genome shotgun sequence DNA encodes these proteins:
- the LOC141702497 gene encoding secreted RxLR effector protein 161-like, whose protein sequence is MDQKLQLDKDEGRELVNATEYRCIVGCLRYLTHSLPDITYVVGVVSRFMEQPTVKHKQAVKQILRYIKGTISYGLRYTRNSYRNALSGYIDTDMAGDVVDRRSTGGMYFYLNGNLISWTSQKQRVIALSSCEAEYMAATLAACQSIWLRGLLRKVLRQQVGSVILYIDNKSAIELMKNPVLHGRSKHIDVRLTDEAYNFQSALNLPQVSDVRFTRRYVRCMEVQERALGVIIHSEQCNQVIAGIKL, encoded by the exons ATGGATCAGAAACTTCAGTTGGACAAGGATGAAGGCAGAGAACTGGTGAATGCTACTGAATATCGATGCATTGTTGGGTGTTTAAGGTATTTAACCCATTCTCTTCCTGATATAACTTATGTTGTGGGTGTCGTTAGCAGATTTATGGAGCAGCCAACAGTCAAACATAAACAAGCGGTGAAGCAAATACTGAGGTATATAAAAGGAACGATAAGCTATGGCCTGAGATATACACGTAATAGCTACAGAAATGCACTATCTGGTTATATAGACACTGACATGGCTGGGGATGTGGTTGACAGGAGAAGCACGGGAGGAATGTACTTCTATCTAAATGGGAATTTGATATCATGGACATCACAAAAACAAAGGGTGATTGCATTATCGTCGTGTGAAGCTGAATACATGGCGGCTACGCTGGCAGCATGTCAGAGCATTTGGTTACGAGGTCTGTTAAGGAAGGTATTGAGACAACAGGTTGGGTCAGTCATATTATACATTGATAATAAGTCTGCAATAGAGCTGATGAAAAATCCTGTTCTGCATGGGAGGAGTAAGCATATAGACGTGAG GTTGACAGATGAAGCTTACAATTTTCAAAGCGCTTTGAACTTGCCTCAAGTTAGTGATGTACGGTTTACAAGAAGATACGTGCGATGTATGGAG